The following coding sequences lie in one Oryza brachyantha chromosome 10, ObraRS2, whole genome shotgun sequence genomic window:
- the LOC102720463 gene encoding uncharacterized protein LOC102720463, which yields MDTVISAAASDIISRFMSFLISKYGNRPCLKTNLERLQHLLVRVHMVVEEAEGRYITNSVMLMQLKMLTEAMFEGYHVLDTYGPLELIRASGEVSDSYAVDFHYVRRFRLAGSTIVGKEVKSSIENLETVIDNIKEFVSLLNGCERMFRNPYSTYLYIDNFMFGHQVERQKIMSILMLDGHPRSPAVIPIIGGCRVGKKTLVWSVCSDERIRSKFSAILHLNGDDVKKFDQCKVMPVRTIFTVEFISDITDIEWSNFHSLLASSGNGSKVIIISRLEKLARFGTVNPIEIRKFSHEEYSYLFKMLAFGSSDPLDHPKLAVIGTEIARTLQGSLVAINIYANVLRNNMSVPFWIRVLKLYKGMMESNLSLYGQHPKSLLEKDRTIVDITAFSPALATNSYRIALLTGEKFRNDSKRELPVMGFGDIIAGSMTLPKKFQLVWESRLAPHTVISATCGAEKLLSTNSIRKKRKIVYSF from the coding sequence atGGATACTGTCATTTCTGCAGCAGCTAGTGACATCATTAGCCGATTCATGTCCTTCCTTATCAGTAAGTATGGCAACAGGCCATGTTTGAAGACCAACCTTGAGAGATTGCAGCATCTTCTTGTGAGGGTTCACATGGTTGTTGAGGAGGCAGAAGGACGATACATTACAAATTCAGTTATGCTGATGCAACTCAAGATGCTTACAGAGGCTATGTTTGAAGGCTACCATGTCTTGGACACTTATGGTCCCTTGGAGCTTATCAGGGCATCTGGGGAGGTGAGTGACTCTTATGCCGTGGATTTCCATTATGTCAGACGATTTCGTCTAGCAGGTAGCACCATTGTTGGCAAGGAGGTGAAGAGTTCAATAGAAAATTTAGAAACCGTTATTGATAACATAAAGGAATTTGTTTCACTCCTAAATGGATGCGAAAGGATGTTCCGCAATCCATATAGCACGTATCTTTACATTGATAACTTCATGTTTGGACACCAAGTCGAAAGACAGAAGATCATGAGCATATTGATGCTAGATGGCCATCCTAGGTCTCCAGCTGTGATCCCTATCATTGGTGGCTGTAGAGTTGGTAAGAAGACATTGGTCTGGAGTGTTTGTAGTGATGAACGGATCCGCTCTAAATTTTCGGCTATACTGCATTTAAATGGTGATGATGTTAAGAAATTTGACCAATGCAAGGTTATGCCTGTCAGGACAATATTTACTGTTGAATTTATTTCAGATATAACTGATATTGAATGGTCGAATTTTCATTCTTTGCTAGCCTCCTCTGGCAATGGAAGTAAGgttataattataagtagGCTTGAGAAACTAGCAAGGTTTGGAACTGTAAACCCTATTGAAATTAGGAAGTTTTCCCATGAGGAGTACAGCTACCTATTCAAGATGCTCGCATTTGGGAGCTCAGACCCACTGGACCACCCAAAGTTAGCAGTAATAGGGACGGAGATAGCAAGAACATTGCAGGGGTCACTTGTCGCTATAAACATCTACGCCAATGTTCTGAGGAATAATATGAGTGTTCCGTTTTGGATCCGTGTACTGAAACTTTACAAAGGGATGATGGAGAGCAACTTGTCCTTGTACGGTCAACATCCCAAATCACTACTTGAGAAAGATAGAACTATTGTTGATATAACTGCATTTTCTCCAGCATTGGCTACAAACTCATACCGAATTGCACTGCTAACTGGTGAAAAATTCAGGAATGATTCGAAAAGGGAATTACCTGTCATGGGATTTGGAGACATAATAGCGGGCTCCATGACTCTGCCAAAGAAGTTTCAGTTAGTCTGGGAATCACGGTTAGCTCCTCACACTGTTATTTCTGCAACTTGTGGTGCAGAGAAGCTTCTGTCTACAAACTCAATA
- the LOC102714495 gene encoding disease resistance protein Pik-2-like isoform X2, with amino-acid sequence MDAVVSVSHGALGPLLGKLNTLLSDECARLGGVRRDIRSLTSELSNMQAALHKYASLDDPDIQVKAWIAELRELAYDIEDCIDKFIHQLGANDEQLGTSGIKDFFRKSTRGLKTLGSRHKIAGEIEELKARVISVRDQKNSYKLDDTFCSSSRNKSTVDPRLAALFAEKNHLVGIEGPRDELVNWLDVESSSLKRRKVLSIVGFGGLGKTTLANEDIIHQMPIKDGFLKDIDTWDEKKFIHKLRELLVDKRYLVIIDDVWSVLAWNDIKLAFPENDCSSRIIVTTRISEVGQSCCSNNGIDRNYEMEPLSEVHSRRLFCKRIFCTDEDGCPDSLQEVSRDILKKCGGLPLAIISISGLLANKPVIKEEWVKVKESIGFALDKNSNLEGMKSILSLSYHDLPNYLKTCMLYLSIFPEDHIIERNMLLWRWIAEGFISEDYGHKMEDVAESYFYELINKSLVQPVDIGFDGKARACRVHDIMLELISSKAIEENFITVLAEQTGQTNSCGCVRRLSIHGTVNYLSTVLANKDLRHVRSLTCFGGDKEFLPRLARFEALRVLDYGLVDFEGYDLENIGKLFQLKYLRLCDWNLSRVPTQIAKLQNLLTLDLSETNVEELPTEFCRLTKLLHLHGNSSKLKVPKGIGNMRNLQVLRGINISNSSASAVAELGALPVLRDLSIRLSYEPRECKPIEEMFLTSLCKLSSYKLQSLHIFGGTSYEFLDRWFPLPRFLRLFYMNTNYCIPHFPKWIKPDLTNIAYLNINIGEMREEDMKTLGDLPGLLCLEVYMDRDPSEQLTVKSMGFPCLKKFVLVCGLFVYGGAYFTFEKGAMPKLEKLRLPFHVLMAKSHGFYLGIKNLSCLKEAVVRMYRGGANHSDTEAATAAIRSEASANPNHPRLTIIEEYAEEDRGDEGAKDEQGGVTEN; translated from the exons ATGGATGCTGTAGTGAGTGTCTCACATGGAGCACTGGGGCCACTGCTGGGCAAGCTGAACACCTTGCTCTCAGATGAGTGTGCGCGCCTTGGAGGTGTTCGCCGTGATATCCGCTCCCTTACATCGGAGCTGAGCAACATGCAGGCGGCACTCCACAAGTACGCATCGCTCGACGACCCTGACATCCAGGTGAAAGCCTGGATCGCGGAGTTGAGGGAGCTCGCCTACGACATCGAGGACTGCATAGACAAGTTCATTCACCAACTCGGTGCCAACGATGAGCAGCTCGGCACCAGTGGCATCAAGGATTTCTTCAGGAAGAGCACACGGGGTCTCAAAACTCTTGGCTCAAGGCATAAGATCGCTGGTGAGATCGAGGAACTAAAGGCACGTGTTATCTCGGTGAGAGATCAGAAGAACAGCTACAAGCTCGATGATACTTTTTGCAGTAGCTCCAGGAATAAGTCTACTGTTGATCCACGGTTGGCTGCTCTGTTTGCTGAAAAAAACCATCTTGTTGGTATAGAAGGCCCAAGGGATGAACTTGTCAATTGGTTGGATGTAGAGAGTAGTTCATTGAAGCGTCGAAAAGTATTATCAATTGTGGGGTTTGGTGGGCTTGGAAAGACGACTCTAGCGAATGAG GATATAATACACCAGATGCCCATAAAAGATGGATTCCTAAAAGATATTGATACGTGGGATGAAAAGAAATTTATTCACAAGTTACGAGAACTACTTGTCGATAAGAG GTACCTTGTAATCATTGATGATGTATGGTCTGTATTGGCATGGAATGATATCAAGCTTGCCTTCCCGGAGAATGATTGTTCCAGCAGAATTATAGTTACCACACGCATTTCTGAAGTCGGCCAATCATGTTGCTCAAATAATGGTATTGATCGCAATTATGAGATGGAACCTCTAAGTGAAGTTCACTCTAGAAGACTGTTTTGCAAGAGAATTTTCTGCACAGATGAGGATGGCTGCCCAGATAGTTTACAGGAAGTTTCAAGAGATATCTTGAAGAAATGTGGGGGTCTTCCATTAGCAATTATTAGCATCTCTGGCTTGTTAGCAAATAAGCCAGTTATTAAGGAAGAGTGGGTGAAAGTGAAAGAATCAATTGGTTTTGCATTGGACAAGAACAGTAATCTAGAAGGAATGAAAAGCATACTATCCCTTAGCTACCATGACCTTCCTAACTATCTCAAGACTTGTATGCTGTATTTGAGCATTTTTCCAGAGGATCATATTATTGAAAGGAACATGTTGTTGTGGCGATGGATAGCTGAAGGCTTTATCTCTGAAGATTATGGGCATAAAATGGAAGACGTTGCAGAGAGCTACTTTTATGAGCTGATCAACAAAAGCCTAGTCCAACCTGTGGACATTGGCTTTGATGGTAAGGCTCGTGCGTGCCGTGTCCATGATATAATGCTCGAACTGATCTCTTCAAAGGCAATAGAAGAAAATTTCATTACAGTTTTAGCTGAGCAAACTGGACAAACAAATTCGTGTGGCTGTGTTCGCCGACTATCCATCCATGGCACTGTTAATTATTTGTCAACTGTGTTAGCAAACAAAGATTTACGACATGTTCGATCTTTAACCTGCTTTGGTGGGGACAAAGAATTTTTGCCCCGCCTTGCCCGTTTTGAAGCTCTACGAGTATTGGATTATGGTTTAGTGGATTTCGAGGGCTATGATTTGGAAAATATAGGCAAGCTTTTCCAACTAAAGTACTTAAGACTATGTGATTGGAACCTGTCCCGTGTACCAACACAAATTGCAAAGCTCCAAAATTTGCTGACACTGGACCTAAGCGAAACAAATGTTGAAGAGCTGCCCACTGAATTCTGCCGATTGACAAAGCTGCTACATCTACATGGAAATTCCAGCAAGTTGAAGGTACCTAAGGGGATTGGGAATATGAGGAATCTACAGGTGCTTAGAGGGATTAATATTAGCAATAGCTCGGCTAGTGCAGTGGCAGAGCTTGGCGCGCTACCTGTTTTGAGGGACCTCTCAATACGTCTGTCTTATGAACCCAGAGAGTGCAAGCCAATAGAAGAGATGTTTCTCACCTCGCTTTGCAAACTGAGCAGCTATAAACTCCAATCTTTGCACATTTTTGGTGGCACTTCCTACGAGTTCTTAGATCGCTGGTTCCCTCTGCCTCGCTTCCTCCGATTGTTTTACATGAACACCAACTACTGCATCCCACATTTTCCAAAGTGGATTAAACCAGATCTCACAAATATCGCGTACCTAAACATTAATATCGGTGAGATGAGGGAGGAAGATATGAAAACACTCGGAGACCTGCCCGGGCTACTATGCCTAGAAGTATATATGGACCGTGACCCAAGCGAACAACTTACAGTCAAAAGCATGGGATTCCCATGTCTCAAGAAGTTTGTCCTTGTTTGCGGCTTGTTCGTGTATGGTGGAGCATACTTTACGTTTGAGAAAGGGGCGATGccgaagctggagaagcttcGACTTCCATTCCATGTATTAATGGCAAAATCCCATGGTTTCTATCTGGGCATCAAAAACCTGTCCTGTCTCAAAGAAGCGGTAGTAAGAATGTACCGTGGGGGCGCTAATCATTCTGATACTGAAGCTGCTACGGCTGCCATCAGGAGCGAAGCAAGTGCAAATCCCAATCATCCCAGACTTACCATCATCGAAGAATACGCAGAAGAGGACCGTGGCGATGAGGGTGCAAAGGACGAGCAAGGCGGTGTTACTGAGAACTGA
- the LOC102714495 gene encoding disease resistance protein RGA5-like isoform X1 yields MDAVVSVSHGALGPLLGKLNTLLSDECARLGGVRRDIRSLTSELSNMQAALHKYASLDDPDIQVKAWIAELRELAYDIEDCIDKFIHQLGANDEQLGTSGIKDFFRKSTRGLKTLGSRHKIAGEIEELKARVISVRDQKNSYKLDDTFCSSSRNKSTVDPRLAALFAEKNHLVGIEGPRDELVNWLDVESSSLKRRKVLSIVGFGGLGKTTLANEVYHRVKVHFDYTAFTSVSQKPDIKKILKDIIHQMPIKDGFLKDIDTWDEKKFIHKLRELLVDKRYLVIIDDVWSVLAWNDIKLAFPENDCSSRIIVTTRISEVGQSCCSNNGIDRNYEMEPLSEVHSRRLFCKRIFCTDEDGCPDSLQEVSRDILKKCGGLPLAIISISGLLANKPVIKEEWVKVKESIGFALDKNSNLEGMKSILSLSYHDLPNYLKTCMLYLSIFPEDHIIERNMLLWRWIAEGFISEDYGHKMEDVAESYFYELINKSLVQPVDIGFDGKARACRVHDIMLELISSKAIEENFITVLAEQTGQTNSCGCVRRLSIHGTVNYLSTVLANKDLRHVRSLTCFGGDKEFLPRLARFEALRVLDYGLVDFEGYDLENIGKLFQLKYLRLCDWNLSRVPTQIAKLQNLLTLDLSETNVEELPTEFCRLTKLLHLHGNSSKLKVPKGIGNMRNLQVLRGINISNSSASAVAELGALPVLRDLSIRLSYEPRECKPIEEMFLTSLCKLSSYKLQSLHIFGGTSYEFLDRWFPLPRFLRLFYMNTNYCIPHFPKWIKPDLTNIAYLNINIGEMREEDMKTLGDLPGLLCLEVYMDRDPSEQLTVKSMGFPCLKKFVLVCGLFVYGGAYFTFEKGAMPKLEKLRLPFHVLMAKSHGFYLGIKNLSCLKEAVVRMYRGGANHSDTEAATAAIRSEASANPNHPRLTIIEEYAEEDRGDEGAKDEQGGVTEN; encoded by the exons ATGGATGCTGTAGTGAGTGTCTCACATGGAGCACTGGGGCCACTGCTGGGCAAGCTGAACACCTTGCTCTCAGATGAGTGTGCGCGCCTTGGAGGTGTTCGCCGTGATATCCGCTCCCTTACATCGGAGCTGAGCAACATGCAGGCGGCACTCCACAAGTACGCATCGCTCGACGACCCTGACATCCAGGTGAAAGCCTGGATCGCGGAGTTGAGGGAGCTCGCCTACGACATCGAGGACTGCATAGACAAGTTCATTCACCAACTCGGTGCCAACGATGAGCAGCTCGGCACCAGTGGCATCAAGGATTTCTTCAGGAAGAGCACACGGGGTCTCAAAACTCTTGGCTCAAGGCATAAGATCGCTGGTGAGATCGAGGAACTAAAGGCACGTGTTATCTCGGTGAGAGATCAGAAGAACAGCTACAAGCTCGATGATACTTTTTGCAGTAGCTCCAGGAATAAGTCTACTGTTGATCCACGGTTGGCTGCTCTGTTTGCTGAAAAAAACCATCTTGTTGGTATAGAAGGCCCAAGGGATGAACTTGTCAATTGGTTGGATGTAGAGAGTAGTTCATTGAAGCGTCGAAAAGTATTATCAATTGTGGGGTTTGGTGGGCTTGGAAAGACGACTCTAGCGAATGAGGTATATCACAGGGTTAAAGTCCATTTTGATTACACTGCTTTTACGTCGGTGTCACAAAAACCTGATATAAAGAAAATCCTCAAGGATATAATACACCAGATGCCCATAAAAGATGGATTCCTAAAAGATATTGATACGTGGGATGAAAAGAAATTTATTCACAAGTTACGAGAACTACTTGTCGATAAGAG GTACCTTGTAATCATTGATGATGTATGGTCTGTATTGGCATGGAATGATATCAAGCTTGCCTTCCCGGAGAATGATTGTTCCAGCAGAATTATAGTTACCACACGCATTTCTGAAGTCGGCCAATCATGTTGCTCAAATAATGGTATTGATCGCAATTATGAGATGGAACCTCTAAGTGAAGTTCACTCTAGAAGACTGTTTTGCAAGAGAATTTTCTGCACAGATGAGGATGGCTGCCCAGATAGTTTACAGGAAGTTTCAAGAGATATCTTGAAGAAATGTGGGGGTCTTCCATTAGCAATTATTAGCATCTCTGGCTTGTTAGCAAATAAGCCAGTTATTAAGGAAGAGTGGGTGAAAGTGAAAGAATCAATTGGTTTTGCATTGGACAAGAACAGTAATCTAGAAGGAATGAAAAGCATACTATCCCTTAGCTACCATGACCTTCCTAACTATCTCAAGACTTGTATGCTGTATTTGAGCATTTTTCCAGAGGATCATATTATTGAAAGGAACATGTTGTTGTGGCGATGGATAGCTGAAGGCTTTATCTCTGAAGATTATGGGCATAAAATGGAAGACGTTGCAGAGAGCTACTTTTATGAGCTGATCAACAAAAGCCTAGTCCAACCTGTGGACATTGGCTTTGATGGTAAGGCTCGTGCGTGCCGTGTCCATGATATAATGCTCGAACTGATCTCTTCAAAGGCAATAGAAGAAAATTTCATTACAGTTTTAGCTGAGCAAACTGGACAAACAAATTCGTGTGGCTGTGTTCGCCGACTATCCATCCATGGCACTGTTAATTATTTGTCAACTGTGTTAGCAAACAAAGATTTACGACATGTTCGATCTTTAACCTGCTTTGGTGGGGACAAAGAATTTTTGCCCCGCCTTGCCCGTTTTGAAGCTCTACGAGTATTGGATTATGGTTTAGTGGATTTCGAGGGCTATGATTTGGAAAATATAGGCAAGCTTTTCCAACTAAAGTACTTAAGACTATGTGATTGGAACCTGTCCCGTGTACCAACACAAATTGCAAAGCTCCAAAATTTGCTGACACTGGACCTAAGCGAAACAAATGTTGAAGAGCTGCCCACTGAATTCTGCCGATTGACAAAGCTGCTACATCTACATGGAAATTCCAGCAAGTTGAAGGTACCTAAGGGGATTGGGAATATGAGGAATCTACAGGTGCTTAGAGGGATTAATATTAGCAATAGCTCGGCTAGTGCAGTGGCAGAGCTTGGCGCGCTACCTGTTTTGAGGGACCTCTCAATACGTCTGTCTTATGAACCCAGAGAGTGCAAGCCAATAGAAGAGATGTTTCTCACCTCGCTTTGCAAACTGAGCAGCTATAAACTCCAATCTTTGCACATTTTTGGTGGCACTTCCTACGAGTTCTTAGATCGCTGGTTCCCTCTGCCTCGCTTCCTCCGATTGTTTTACATGAACACCAACTACTGCATCCCACATTTTCCAAAGTGGATTAAACCAGATCTCACAAATATCGCGTACCTAAACATTAATATCGGTGAGATGAGGGAGGAAGATATGAAAACACTCGGAGACCTGCCCGGGCTACTATGCCTAGAAGTATATATGGACCGTGACCCAAGCGAACAACTTACAGTCAAAAGCATGGGATTCCCATGTCTCAAGAAGTTTGTCCTTGTTTGCGGCTTGTTCGTGTATGGTGGAGCATACTTTACGTTTGAGAAAGGGGCGATGccgaagctggagaagcttcGACTTCCATTCCATGTATTAATGGCAAAATCCCATGGTTTCTATCTGGGCATCAAAAACCTGTCCTGTCTCAAAGAAGCGGTAGTAAGAATGTACCGTGGGGGCGCTAATCATTCTGATACTGAAGCTGCTACGGCTGCCATCAGGAGCGAAGCAAGTGCAAATCCCAATCATCCCAGACTTACCATCATCGAAGAATACGCAGAAGAGGACCGTGGCGATGAGGGTGCAAAGGACGAGCAAGGCGGTGTTACTGAGAACTGA
- the LOC102719900 gene encoding putative disease resistance protein RGA4, producing the protein MAEFLVRPLLSTVQNASSYLAGQYRVMEGMEEQRKALERMLPLILTVIHDAQNRTKQSQVGAWLQELKKVSYEATDVFDEFRYEALRREARRKGHGAVSLFSSRNPIVFRYRMGKKLRKIVQRIKELVEEMNSFGLVHRQETPRQSRQTDSVMLDFEKDIVSRSRDEEKRKVVKILVDEASDRELTVLPVVGMGGLGKTTFAQLIYNDPEILKHFQLRRWCCVSDEFDVVSIANNICVSTERNRERALQDLQKEVSGKKFLIVLDDVWNRDSDKWGKLMTCLKQGSRGSVVLTTTRDVKVATIMATSEVEVYNLGKLGEVYLKEIIQSKAIGLPGSDEHLEVLNKIVQRCDGSPLAAKSFGSVLSSRSTVQEWKDILAKSNICNEGEDTIFPILRLSYDDLPFDMKQCFAFCAIFPKDYVIDVETLIKLWLAHDFIPLQEDDNLESAAEDIFKELVWRSFFQDVKKSSIWTTCKIHDLMHDIAQSVMGKECVSIAGRSNFISLLSEHPRYHFHSSYKETVLLDDFMRKQSPTLRSLLFERWFNYFSTSHLSKCSSLRALKLLRCSEFLPIGHLQHLRYLNISSNSCIKKLPKDICILYNLQTLVLSYCKNLVELPKDMKYMKNLRHLYTDGCPKLKYMPPDLGQLTSLQILTSFVVGARSGCSNLRELRTLNLCGRLQLCGLENEKEENAKAANLRNKEKLTHLSLEWNSNCHLEGTNSPYKVLDALKPHHRLQMLKVISYTGSSFPAWITDLGVLQNLIELHLEGCTMCGEFPQFIRFKFLQVLYLSRLDNLQTLCREEGRQGTEQAFHQLEKVVINICPKFQTLCSGVASTAFPELKEVKLMDLESFETWVAMEGRQGYMPTFPLLEEVEINKCPKLTTLPEAPKLKILNLNENKAQLSLSLLQSSYISSLSKLRLEIDDKETTLQLLDQIHESSLSEMELTHCNILFPLSPSQSKMRIWEWLGQLVELKIDSCDSLIYWPEEEFLCLVSLKKLTIKECYNLIGRPTQVTGNPTLLPHLTSLYVSKCVRLRELFVLPPSIKYITINDSICLESFSFPSYHLPCLERLSFWNCRSVVTLQNLPPCLMLSIDACWELQSLSGQLDELKHLGIVRCNKLESLNCLGELPSLEHLDLKMCKRLASAPCGPRSYSSLLSITIQDCPRMNMKKVYEWLRPRLDSLEERDLSHAHTRVIYEESKCPTLKSWKYAITRRW; encoded by the exons ATGGCTGAGTTTTTGGTTCGGCCGCTGCTGTCCACGGTGCAGAACGCTTCCAGCTATCTTGCAGGCCAGTACAGGGTGATGGAAGGCATGGAGGAGCAGCGCAAAGCTCTGGAGCGCATGCTTCCACTCATCCTCACCGTCATCCACGACGCACAGAACAGAACCAAACAATCCCAAGTAGGCGCTTGGCTGCAAGAGCTCAAGAAGGTGTCCTACGAGGCGACCGACGTGTTCGACGAGTTCAGATACGAGGCGCTCCGGCGCGAAGCCAGGAGGAAAGGGCACGGCGCTGTAAGCCTCTTCTCCTCTCGTAACCCAATCGTGTTTCGCTACAGGATGGGCAAGAAGCTGCGGAAGATCGTGCAGAGAATCAAGGAACTTGTCGAGGAGATGAATTCCTTTGGGCTCGTACACCGGCAGGAAACACCGAGGCAGTCGAGGCAAACTGATTCAGTGATGCTTGATTTTGAGAAGGATATTGTTAGCAGATCCAGAGAtgaggagaagaggaaggtTGTCAAGATATTGGTGGATGAAGCTAGCGACAGGGAGCTCACAGTCCTTCCTGTTGTTGGAATGGGTGGTCTTGGCAAGACTACATTTGCACAGCTCATCTACAATGACCCTGAAATCCTGAAGCATTTTCAGCTTCGCAGGTGGTGTTGTGTGTCTGATGAATTTGATGTCGTTAGCATCGCAAACAACATATGTGTGAGCACAGAGAGAAATCGTGAAAGGGCACTGCAAGATCTGCAGAAGGAAGTAAGTGGAAAGAAGTTTCTGATAGTGTTGGATGATGTGTGGAATAGGGATTCTGACAAGTGGGGAAAGTTAATGACCTGCCTTAAGCAGGGCTCCAGGGGCAGTGTGGTACTAACAACAACTCGGGATGTCAAAGTCGCTACAATTATGGCTACCAGTGAAGTTGAAGTGTATAATCTTGGTAAGCTAGGAGAAGTGTATTTGAAGGAAATAATCCAAAGTAAAGCAATTGGTTTGCCAGGAAGTGATGAGCATTTGGAAGTTCTTAATAAAATTGTTCAGAGATGTGATGGCTCTCCTTTAGCTGCAAAATCCTTTGGCTCTGTGTTGTCTAGCAGGAGTACTGTACAAGAATGGAAGGATATATTAGCCAAAAGTAACATTTGCAATGAGGGGGAGGACACAATTTTTCCTATACTTCGTCTCAGCTATGACGACTTACCATTTGACATGAAGCAATGCTTTGCTTTCTGTGCTATATTCCCAAAAGATTATGTGATTGATGTGGAGACTTTGATTAAGCTATGGTTGGCACATGACTTCATACCATTACAAGAGGATGACAATCTAGAATCGGCAGCCGAAGATATCTTCAAGGAGCTAGTTTGGAGGTCATTTTTTCAAGATGTAAAGAAATCTTCTATATGGACCACATGCAAGATACATGATCTTATGCACGACATTGCTCAATCTGTTATGGGAAAAGAATGTGTCAGCATAGCTGGAAGGTCCAATTTTATAAGTCTGTTATCAGAACATCCTAGGTATCACTTTCACTCATCATACAAAGAGACTGTTCTCTTAGATGACTTTATGAGAAAACAATCTCCAACTCTCCGGAGTTTATTGTTTGAACGATGGTTTAATTACTTCAGCACATCACATTTATCCAAGTGCAGTTCTCTGCGAGCACTGAAGCTCCTACGATGCAGCGAATTCTTACCAATCGGGCACCTTCAGCACCTAAGATATCTCAATATCTCATCAAACAGTTGTATCAAAAAGCTTCCTAAAGATATATGCATACTCTACAATCTACAGACTTTGGTCCTCTCTTATTGTAAAAATCTTGTCGAACTTCCAAAGGATATGAAGTATATGAAAAATCTGCGACACCTTTATACGGATGGATGTCCAAAATTGAAGTACATGCCTCCGGACCTTGGACAGTTAACTTCCCTGCAGATATTAACATCTTTTGTGGTGGGAGCTAGGTCTGGTTGCAGTAACCTTAGAGAATTGCGTACCTTAAACCTTTGTGGCAGGCTACAGTTATGTGGCCtagaaaatgaaaaggaagaaaatgcGAAAGCAGCCAATCTTCGAAACAAAGAGAAACTTACACATTTGTCTCTTGAGTGGAATAGCAACTGCCATCTTGAAGGAACAAATTCCCCTTATAAGGTTCTTGATGCTCTTAAACCTCATCACAGGCTGCAGATGCTTAAGGTAATTTCCTATACAGGCAGTTCTTTTCCAGCATGGATAACAGACCTTGGTGTCCTGCAAAACTTGATAGAGCTCCATTTAGAGGGCTGTACAATGTGTGGAGAATTTCCTCAGTTCATTCGTTTCAAGTTTCTTCAGGTTCTTTATCTGAGTAGACTTGATAACTTGCAAACCCTATGTCGCGAGGAAGGAAGACAAGGAACAGAACAAGCATTTCATCAGCTTGAGAAGGTTGTCATCAACATCTGTCCAAAGTTTCAAACATTGTGCTCTGGTGTGGCATCCACTGCATTTCCAGAACTAAAGGAAGTCAAGTTAATGGATTTGGAGAGCTTTGAGACATGGGTGGCAATGGAAGGGAGGCAAGGTTACATGCCAACATTTCCTCTGCTTGAGGAGGTTGAAATCAACAAGTGCCCAAAATTGACAACTCTACCTGAAGCACCAAAGCTCAAGATTTTAAATCTAAATGAAAACAAAGCGCAGCTGTCCTTGTCATTGCTTCAATCCAGCTATATATCCTCATTGTCCAAGCTAAGATTGGAAATAGATGACAAAGAAACAACCCTGCAGCTGCTTGATCAGATCCACGAATCATCTCTCTCAGAAATGGAGTTAACACATTGCAACATTCTCTTCCCCTTGAGCCCATCACAGTCAAAAATGAGGATCTGGGAATGGCTTGGACAACTTGTTGAGCTGAAAATCGACTCCTGCGATTCGCTCATCTACTGGCCAGAAGAAGAGTTCCTATGCTTGGTATCCCTGAAGAAATTGACCATCAAGGAGTGCTATAACCTAATTGGCCGTCCTACCCAGGTGACAGGAAATCCAACTCTCCTGCCACATCTCACATCGCTTTATGTTTCTAAGTGTGTCAGGTTGAGAGAGCTCTTTGTTCTTCCACCATCtatcaaatatattacaaTTAATGACTCCATTTGTCTTGAGAGCTTCTCATTCCCCTCCTATCATCTGCCATGCCTAGAACGTCTAAGTTTCTGGAATTGTCGTTCAGTGGTAACACTTCAGAACCTACCACCATGCCTTATGCTGTCCATTGATGCATGTTGGGAGCTTCAATCGCTGTCAGGGCAGCTGGATGAACTCAAGCATTTGGGCATTGTACGCTGCAATAAACTGGAGTCACTGAATTGCTTGGGAGAATTGCCATCACTGGAACATCTTGACCTTAAGATGTGCAAACGTCTAGCATCGGCGCCATGTGGCCCAAGGAGTTACTCATCTCTTTTGAGTATTACAATCCAAGACTGCCCAAGAATGAATATGAAGAAGGTATATGAGTGGCTCCGGCCACGGCTGGATAGCCTTGAGGAAAGAGACCTGTCACATGCTCATACAAGAGTAATTTATGAAG AGTCTAAATGCCCGACACTAAAATCATGGAAATATGCTATTACTCGCCGTTGGTGA